tccaattatggactaactaggctcaaaagatccatctcgtcaatttcgaccaaactgtgcaattagtttttatttttatctatatttaatactccatacatatgtctaaagattcgatgtgatggggaatctgaaaaattttgcaagatttttgagaaactaaacaaggccctaattatctctctggaaaattttgtaaaatttttgagaaactaaacaaggccctaaacaaggcccgcTGCATGCAGCCACACGCGCGGGGGGCCGGGCTCGGCCGCCGGTGAGGGCGCGCGTGGCCGCGCGGCCGACGACGTCCTGCCCGCGCCACTGAGGGCGCAGAGGGCGCGGCCGCGCGTGGCTGCAGCGCGGGCCGGCGAGCGCTCTGTTGGCTCGATCGCGGGGCGGCGGGCGCGCGCGAGAGAGAAAAAGAGAGAGTGGCGGCGGGGGCGCGGCGTACGACGGCGTCGTGGACGAAGAGAAGAACAGCGGCGGTTAGGGCTAGATCGGGCGCGGtgaggaaggagaagaaagggCTCTGCCCTTTATAGGGCAgggcacctttagtcccgggccgtGCCAccgcccgggactaaaggttctTTAGCCCCGATTCCAGgctggaaccgggactaaaggtctcgCTTCTGTCACTAGCTTCGCAAAACTATGAGTGAGATATGCTGACACAATTTCCTTGCATCTCTCTATTGCAGTACTATGATGGCTGCCATAAAATCTGCCTTTATCAACTGCCGACATGAAGAACTGACCTATATATCCATCCACACAGGGTACTCTCTATTCGCCGGCAAAGATTTTATTCTATCCCACACCTCCTCTTCTGAAGTTGCTGCGTCCAATGCCGAGAGATCGACGCCCTCCATCTAGAAAAATTGAGGTCAAGAGTGTAAACACGAGGTAAGGTAGAACCTAACAGACCATCGAAGTAATGAGACATGACATTCTGCTTGCCCTCTTGGGCTCTTGGACTCTTAGTGACAACCTGATGATCCTCAGGCATGAGCTTCGGAATAATTTTTTCCCCTTTTGCGGAATCCTGCTTGCCAATGTAAAAGAGTTGTGTTGGCATCTCCATCTTTCAAATTTGCAGGAAGGCCAGCACGAGATAGTGTTTTTCCAGAGTACATCTCAAATAGTTCTCCTCTCTATCTCGCTGCCGAGATGGTCCTGTGCAATCTCAAGACACGATGGAGTATCTCTCAAGCGACGACATGCTCTGTCGTGATATGGCCTACCTGCCGTTGGCTCTAGGACTGGTTCATTACAGGAAGCTTCAACTGTGTCATAAAAACCCAGACTCTTTGTCCAGTAACTCTCAAAATGGAAGCGACTCTTTGCTACAAATACCATCTCTGGGACCGAGCACCAAGGGGCAATCATCAGAGATTTCTGAAGCTTGGCTCTGCAAGATACACTCTAGAAAGAGTGCTTCCCAATCCGTAGTACAAAAGGATCTGATCGAGTTTGACCAAAGTGGGGTCTTCCCTCTCATTCGACCAGGTATAGTGTTGTCCCAATAACGGTATTTCCTTGAGTTCAAAATCATATCACTGACAAAATGCTGAAAACGCCCCATCGGCCCTGTTCAAGTCCTCATTTTTTTGTCTTTAGAACAGTAAATCATGTTGAAGTCCCCAGCAAGTAACAACACGTTCTGTTCTATAAGTACACACAAATAAAAAAAGATGAACAACGTTACATCAGGCAAGaaggaaaaataataaaaagaaaaaaagaaatgcGAGCCCAAAACTGCGCCTGTGTGTGTTCGTGGTCACCGCCCGGAGAGCATGCAGAGGAAAAGACGGCAGAGCGGGCGGCGCTTCTGCTGCAGCATCCGTCTCCGGGTGGCCTCCCTCGCCGACGGCGTCAGCTGGAGCTACACGTATGTGTCGTGCTTCACCGGCGGGTGCCGGATCATATGCACGTCCCAGGTCGTGGGCTCGTCAGGAGGGAGCTCGCTGGCCTTGGCGGTGTACTCCGGCGACGACATGATGTCGCGCACTAGCGTCCAGGCCTAGGGTCGATCTCCGGAGGCGCCCACCGGGCCCGCATCCCAGCGGACCCGGAGGCGCGCTTCGCGTGGGGTGCAAGTGCCGGAAATCCAAGTCTCCACTGCCTCCACTCCACCGGCTAGCAGCGCAGCGACTGCACCgcagcctctctctctctctctctgccacTGCCTCCACCACCGCCGTCACCATGGCGCAATCAGGGCTGCGCGATCTAGGGGCGAAGTGGAGGTGAGGTTTTCGTTTTCGGTAGGAAATTTTTTGCGGCACCTACCGATAAATAAGaaaatttgaaaattttgaactaaatttaaatgaattcaaattgattttttaaaaaatttggcATTATTTTAGAAGAAAAACTTTCTAATCTATCACTCATCACAAAGTTATATAATATCAACGAAATAACACACAATATATCATTGCGGTAGTACAGCGGCTGACAGTGGGCGAGTTGGATATGCTAGTGTCATGGAATATGTGAGTGAGAAAATTAAATAACTTTAAAGAAATTTAAGACTTTGATAACACTAGCTAGGAGATATGGTGGGTTATTTTATTGTGGTTTGGAGTAATTTTGAAGTGAAACATGAATTTAACCGAAAAATTTGACCGATATAAATTTTTTCAGACCTCAGCAAGAAATTTCGGAAATTTCTGTGAAATTTCGCTAAAAAAGAAAACCTTTGACCGGGGCGGTGCAATCACCGCGCGTTAAGTGGGGTGATGTCGCATGTTGAGAGCACGCTGCAGCTCTCTTCCCAAGAGCCAAAAGCTTCTCCATGGAGTGAAGGCTTCGATGTGCCCAGGCATGACTATCGAGAGTTCGACACAACACTAAGGATTTCAAGGGCTGAGATTAATTACTCTCTGCTTAATTGTGAACCAAGCTCCTGCTTTTATAGACGGTTACAACATTTCATGAGTACAAGAATGTCCTTGTGACATAAGGTATATTTGTGCATATTCTAGCTTTTGTGAGTTATATTCTAGGGTCCTAGCGTCGTTTACATCTTAAACCACCTCTTCCAAAAGCTCTCTATCGAGCTGGCCTCTTGCCCAAAGGATCTCTTGCCTGGTGACGCCGTTGCACCGCCAACGCCGCGCGCCCTGTCCTTCTCCCATCGTTGCTCCATACGCTCCAGCCTTCGCTGGTTCTTGGTGCTCTCCCGTCGGACGAAAGCACTGTCGCCCATCTCGCCGGACTAGGGCTTAAATTACGGCCAAGGTTGTGTCCGCCGTCTTGCCGGGCCAAGCGCTTATCGGCGAAATAAACTACTATATTTTGAAATTGGGGTCTATACCTCAAATACAAGCCCATGGTAATTGAATATCTGGAGCCGCTTTACAGTTTCAACCTGATGCGGGTCAAATATGGAATCTTTAATAAACTCGACATTGTTTTTCAAAAGTAAATAAATCCTTGTATCCAGCCAAACAACCCAGTTAGTGCTGGCCAGTTGTACTGTGCTCAGACGTGTAAAGCACAGATAGCTAGGCTACAACTTGATTTCTTAGCTCGTTGTTGTGACGTACGACAAGCATTAACGTTCTAAGCATGAGGTAACATCAGTTACCTTTAGACAGTCTGTTTTATGTGAAAGCTTGGCTGTAAATTTTGGCTTAATTAGAGCAGAGTTTGTCTATATGCCTAACAAACTTCTGCTCGATCGAGGATATAGTTGAATTCCAACGAGTTTTATGTGTGATAGATGACAACATAATTACAATAACACATTTATTAATATAGACAAGGTTAGGAAATTCTTAGCTAGATGAACTGAAACCCATGAATTCTCATTAAATCTCACCGAACTCGTTTTACATGAGGTCACAGAAATTTGACTAGAGCTGGCACTTTATTAGCTTGCAACAAGCTGATATGGTTGTTTCAAGCTAAGCCTAAAGGAACGACTCGACCTCGGTACAAGTGAAGAAGATGCTCCTGTAGCCGATAGCTGCTTCACCTTCCGCCACCGGCGCCTTCTTCCTTGCCTCGCTCCTGGTCCTCCTGCTCTCGGCCTCCATGGCCATGGCGACCCTATACCTGTACTCCAGGAAATACTCATTCCTGCACTCTTCCGTGCAGAACCCCATGCTCCTGCATTCCAAAGGAAAACAAGATTGAAACCAGCCATGCctattatatatattatgtgTGGTCCATGGACGACATGAGAAAGAACAAGCAGAGCTCAATCGAGGCTTACATGTACATGTAGATGGTGCAGTCATCCATGCGGCGGTCGCAGAGCTTGCAAAATAAGAGAGAATAATCGTCGACGCAGGAAGGGGTGGTGGTCATCATGCAGAAGGGGGTATTGCAAGTGCAGCCATTGCTGCATCGGTCGGTTCTCATCGTCGCCATGGTGATGCTGCGGGCACTGCGGCGAACGGGCTCGGCCACATGGAGATGCGCCGACGCGGGCTCCACGAGGGCTGCCTTGAGACCAACACAAGTCTCTGGGTTGTATGGGACCCTGGTCGCGAACAGTCCTCCTGCGTGGAATGACATGCTTTCTGACATTGTTGCTACTGCTTGGAACTGTGTGCTGGAGGGAGAGAAGAAGAGAAGTGACCAACTGGTTGGAGGGTACATGGTGGAGCGACGAGGGGGGGTATATATGGTTGGAGGGAGACTATAGTGAAGGAGTTTCCTTGCTGTGAATTTATGTCCTTTTGTGTTTATTTTTGTCTAGAGAATCTTTTCTGTTGGGACCGTTGGCACCTTGGTGTAGCTAGACTTACCATGAGGCTACACAGGTTACCACTTATTACCAGTGCAGTGGCTACATGAAAACAGCTTGGTCTAACTCCTATTATATTTTGTATATACATTCAAGAATTCCTAAGTTCAAAATGGAATTCTTTTGTTGATGACCATATGCGGACAACATGTACCATATGGATGTAGCAACACTtaatatattatattattatcAATGTTGTATTGGTCggtacaaagtgttgtggaaaCTGTCAGGATTTTCTTGGCCTGCGTGAAAGATCTTCTACCTTAGGCACAAAGTTGCGGAGGCTATTTGCCCACCGCAGGCCAAGTTTTTTTCTACATAGCGCcacttttgcaaaaaaaaaaaccctcgcAAACAACAATCAATAAAGGGAGAGAGGACATTAGCGTCTTGTGAGGCAACGGCAACGGCAACGATTCATGCTCCACAGGGCCCGGCATACGTGACATTAGGAGCAGCGGGTCATCATCCACAGGAGAGACGTGATTGCAGGGTCCATCTGCGCACGTGCTGCGGGATGGCGCCAAAATCCTTCCCGCCACCATATATTCCTTTCCAATCCAAGTACGTGGAGCGTGGCGGCGATGGAAGAGCACAAGGGCGTGGTGCTGGCAAGGAAGAGCAAGTGTGTGGTGCCAACAATGAAGAGCAAGGTTGAGGCGATGGATGCTGGGGTCCCAATCTACAGTGGTGGCAGTGATGGTGTGGCCGTAATGACGGCTGGGGCGTTGCTGATTCGTCCCTATTTGACGACAAGTATTGGTGCTGCACTAGCGCCACGAACTCAACCTTGGTGAGATGGCTTCAGTGGCGCCCCTCCCTACATGGTTTCCTTTCCCTTCATCACcacctcctaattggtgggatGCAGGCAGTAATCGTAATTCAGTTAGTTCTCAATTTGTATTTTTTCGAGATCACGACTTCACGtgtttttcattaagaagaaGAGCCGAAAGAAACGGCAGGTAACCGATACAAAGAGTTCTCAATTTGCATTGGGTGTTTGTCTGCTTGGGATCCATCATGGTAACACACTACTACTTGAAGCCCTCCAAATTAGTTAAAATTTATCACTGTTCGTGCATCATTTAGGTTACGCACAGGCACAGTTGCAGGATTCATTCCTGTTACAGTCGAGCAGAGAGATAATATTTTTTGAACAGGAGTAACCCCATTTCCATTAGCAACACAAATAACCATTGTGGTGTTACACAAATAGGTAAGAGAAGGCTCGGTAATAGCCCTGGAACAAAAACAACTAGCCACTAATGACACCTGTCTCTAGAGAACTAGAGCCAAAATAAACATACAGAGAAACTTACAGTTCGGTCAAAAAATAGAAACATAGAGTGGGAACTACCACTAGAGACCGATGAGAAAAAAAAGACTACGAACATTAACCAAACCAAAAGCAGTCCAGTAGGTCACTCTTCATGTGTTGCCTCATCGATCCTTGTCACCTTCCTGCTCTATTTTAGTAATCTGCACAGGAGGGCAGATGGGCTGACTGAATTTTATCACCTGTAACGCCACCTTGAGCAAAATGCCTACATTCTTGACGATATATAGCTCCCTTTGAATCCTGCCTTATGAAGGCCTGCCCAATATATATTTCATACAAGAACATGCACCCTCAAGAATTGCAAATGGATGTTTAATCAACTTCTTATCAAACTGGGCTCTATTTCAAGCGTTCCATGTAGCCCAGCATATTGCTTCAAGCCCCAAAGTAAAAACATCTTTACccttaggtagtatatactaCCTACGCATTTCCAGTATTGGTTCGAGTAACATCGAATAATGTAGCTAGCACCACAATAATCAGCTAGAATGGATCAACCGAGCAAGAAGAGCACACTGAAAGAATATATATGGTTAATTGATTAATTTTGGTCACAAAAGCAGCAAGTCGGACAGCCTTGCCATTTCCTTCTTATCATGTTATCTTTGATTAGAAGAACTTCGTTTTGTATTAACCAAATGAACATTTTGATTCTATGTGGTATTTTGGCCTTCCATATAGCATAAGAGTGTACACACATGTCCTGACTTAGAACACGTCAAATGGTCAAACAAAGATTTAACTGTGAAAGTTCCATTCTTAGACAACTTCAAAGAAATAATATCTTCTTTATCATTTAAGTAGGTTGCAAGAATATTGCTATGCGATTCACCCACTGATTCCTAATTACTGCTAGTAGCTGCCATCTAAATTCAGTGTTTGCCACCTCTCTTGACAAAGTCCTTCGACACTATAATTCCTTGGTCATTATATAATTCATACAGACACTACACGAAACTAGAATTGCCTTGGGGGCCTCAAATTTTCTTGGGGGCCAAAATCAAATCGCCAAAGAAAATGAATGTTTTCTTGGCTGTGTACTCCACACTCAAAggaaacatatatatatttcttggaagTTTAAGTAAACCGCCAAGGAATATTTTCTTGGCAGTTTCCAATCACCTCCAAGAAAATGACTTATTTCCTTGAATGTAATTATAAACAGTCAAGGAAACTATATTTCCTTAAGTGTTATTTTTAACCGCCTGAACCATTGGGTAAAATCAACTTAAAAAGGAGCTTGTGCAGTGTCAACAACCTGCCATGTGTTATTCTTTCATCTTGAGACAAGGTATAAGCAGAAGCTGTCAGGCATTCAACTGCATTTTTTACATCAGTTCCTGTATTCAACTTTTGTTGCGCAGATGATGTTTCCTTGCTTGTTTGATGAGATCCCTGCTCTACAAGACCTAAAGGAGGCTGCCCATTTGTTGGCTGAGTAGGAAGACTGGCCTCCACTATATGATGGCAGCGTGTTAAACAACAATAAGGTACCCTTCTTTGTAAGGGTCATACAATAATTCATTCTTTAAAAGAAGTTATTGCCATCTATAATGACATAATATACATGTCCATATTACTAgtcctgaaaaaaaaaacaagttgaCGTTTCCAGCTGGGATCGCAGCTTGTTAAT
This window of the Sorghum bicolor cultivar BTx623 chromosome 7, Sorghum_bicolor_NCBIv3, whole genome shotgun sequence genome carries:
- the LOC110436806 gene encoding uncharacterized protein LOC110436806 translates to MSESMSFHAGGLFATRVPYNPETCVGLKAALVEPASAHLHVAEPVRRSARSITMATMRTDRCSNGCTCNTPFCMMTTTPSCVDDYSLLFCKLCDRRMDDCTIYMYMSMGFCTEECRNEYFLEYRYRVAMAMEAESRRTRSEARKKAPVAEGEAAIGYRSIFFTCTEVESFL